Genomic segment of Nothobranchius furzeri strain GRZ-AD chromosome 12, NfurGRZ-RIMD1, whole genome shotgun sequence:
ccattctatctcgctctgaacttgagacagttctccacaccttcatctcctcacgtttagactactgtaactctcttttcacgtgtctgagcagaacctccctgaaccgtctacaggtggttcagaatgcctgtgctcggcttctgaccaagtcctccaaacacacccacatcaccccacttctcctccagcttcactggctgccagtcaacttcagggttcatttcgagatcctggttctggtctatagggccttacatggacaagcaccatcttacattggtgatcttcttagtccctacaccccccagcaggtccctgaggtccagtgatcaaagcctactggttgtgcagcaccaggctaaagaccaaaggcgacagatcatttgctgctgtggtccccagactctggaactctctccccctgagcctgagatcagtggactcagtggtctcctttaaaaagcagctgaagactcacttgttcaagctgttttttgtatgaccttcttcaccactctctcttcagtctgctctccccacctattccatctttctcaggatccactgatttccctcttttgtgttcactctctctcttttttaacatttttttaatcacaattgcctatttttgctcattttaaatatatttttcaacattttctaaatgtttttttatatttttacatttttttgtttttgtgaagcgccttgtgattttttatcttgagaggcgctatagaaatgattattttcttcttcttcttcttcttcttcttcttcttcttcttcttcttcttcttcttcttcttcttcaccaggAAAAAGGAGTTCAATGGAATCCCCAAAATCTGCTGGACTGTGTCAATCTAACATAATTAGTAATTGTACTTAGTCCTGGCATGTCTACACGCCCAtgcgatgctgtgaatctgggctATTTAGCATTcaacatgaagaccaccatccgaaatttgggagtgcaactggactcagcccCTCAATTCGACGtgcaaatcaaccaggttgtgcgatcgtgtttttttAACACACCGACTAGCCAGAATTAAGCGAAATAAAACCATTTTGTCAGTTAATTTAAAAAAGCATCCCTGTTACAGTCAGAGGTGGTAAAGGACCATGGGAGTGGCCAACACCAACCTCTAAAAATTCTACAATCAAGCATTcccttaacaaaaaaaaaatcttatttttgttattttgaaTAACTGATCCTATTTTATCCTTTTGTACTCAACCATGTCTGTCTTGCTGAGAGTTGCACTCTGTTACGACCCCTGGGTTTCACCATGCTTGGTTTATTATAACTGTTTAGTCAGTGTTTTgccccctgttttggtagttttctgcccatcgttttgttttcttttggagtgacaacaccggacccagatacaagatggctgcctccatgctgttgtccagtaaccatggaaaccacaatgagcatcAGCAGCCTCATCACTAGTGGATCCCTCCACGGTTCtccaggtggaagcaattggactaatcgttttCCCTGGATCTGGaaggataaaaggctggaggAACTTTCACTCTGGGAGCTACTTGTTACCAAGTGGTctccctttgggctggtttcagggtttaTAATTTtgaacatcttgaaagaaaataatacCTTAGCTTTTAACAAGTCTCTCTTTAGGTTTGGTAATTACTCAGTAAAAGGACTACAGTGGCCACTGTTTGAGTgtgagagtcttttgtggttaagttGCCATattattatgtagaaggtgaaagcctctttaggttttggaaataaccctgaaTCTTTTAGTTGATCCATCCCCCATCTTTCTTTTTGTACCATCttgttggacacttaggtctgatGGGTTTCTTTTGTTGCTGCCAGTTacctcttgatttattttgtactAACACTGGACTCTCTGGAAGCAGAGTTTCATGGGCTGTGTTAATTTTATTGCTGTTcggatttccagcccttggttttgtgttatcttctactgttttaataaatttgttttctttacacaagttccttcttgtttccttggtttcccctccctgaagaaggttaAGCGTAACACACTCAAAAAACACAGTTTTTGTAAATAAAAGCATTTTATTCATGAATTGGTTGTAAAAATTCCACATTCTTTACAAGAGATTTTGTTGTATTCATGTACACCTTCTCATATGGCCAGATTAATGTTGGGGAAAAAGGAGGACCCTTACGGGACATATGAAGACCCAAATCTGTAAAAAGGCATTTACATCACCcatgctccagccaagccctgtttccccagcaaccacaaccagttcaccatcaacctcatccaaaccacctgcctcacattaactcctcatcagctccacctgcaacgctCCCTATAAAACACCAGGATTAACACCAAACCAgcaccagattattgaaagcattTGCCAGTAGATTCTCCAGCACACTTGACCCTCTGCTCTCGCATTTTGACTCTGTTCTGGACCTTTGGATTACCCCTTTGCCTACACCCTGCCTGGATTATCTCATGATTACTTGGATTTCTGACCTCGGACCTGGGTCCTGGACTCATGCCTCCCCCTTTTTGGAACTACTCTGATCTCCCCAGTTCTGACCCCTGCTCTCCTACTGACCAGGCCTCTACTACAGCCCTTCCTTCAGAccggtgtagcgttatggatttatgctcttttatgaaagagaaaccatgctacgtattaattcggaatattaattttaataaatcaataaccaaattttatattgttcagaagactcaaaggttgttttcatccataaactgccgataatatctgagtgtctgtgtttcagttcaatgaggaaacaagtttgaaggattaaaagttttaattcttcaaattaaactaatgattttgaaaattgacaaacaggaaataacaatcacattggcaactttgtgggacaatcttttaacagtttatatgctgttcttgctcaaatagaccttctggtgaatttatgaagattgagaatgttgtgacatgaatgcgtgtgtgagtctgattttgcttcaagaagaaacaggtgtctgagtgaagtgatggtttggataaacttaggtcttatcagagaactgcatcaaacgctaaaaccgtgctctgtctcaccgaactcttgtggaccctctttcggatccgggccgtggaggatgttgtggttcatccagatgacaccggcggctgacaggagacataggtgtcgaacggaaccggtccagagttgccctcggtacacgtggatggtagagcgttttatcgatgcgctttcttaagttaattcactcagaaatcaaaagactcggtaatgagtcttcgttagaagtcgcgattcagctattctgcctggcttggcagaaacagcgtgaaaggggggaagaacgagccaacaggctctgccccccctttggttttcaggtctgttctctctcgttgtccaacccgACTGAATCaaaaaactgaaaacttaccaaaaacctttctcttctcaaagcaaacgtgcgtcatcaaatgtgtctggattttactgtgagcaagatgtgtgtgggtgtgtgtgaatgtttgtgtgcttgagtgtgaaggtcagtaccacacattcaacattatctacttaagtgtggattcattaatccattataattaccccaaagcataagaaccattcatttgattaaacacatttataatgagcaaaatgataatggttattttaacattaaaatcaagaaaaagaagtttaaactttatgttttgacttggtctgggtacaactcatgtaaacacatcttctggtagactgcaggtggcagatgttatggtttcctcccagactcgctggcgttcaggtcttaatctgtgggtgaaagttctcagcgacccagctttgacacagctgagtccaacaccacctttgtgatagaaaacccatttttcctcacgttacataccccccctttttgtgacgacatggtggtcaagcacaggccacctgccgttacaaacacaataacgtgatgtactcgtgaaggtagacatcccagatgaaggcaggaacgatgaagcgtctccacaggtctcgtgtagaagggagtctatcctgatcagatgattaaggccaaaactgttgcaatcattgtaaagtaatccacttaggaaatcttgaaagcagagctatttcaatagcagttaatttcatcagcaataatgcaaaggtatgcaaaggataagcagctcgtgtgccacatggagctgggcaggtgatgtattccccaggcgtagtccaggcgaagtccagtgacgacctcgacccatctcgaaccacgaccgaagccccatgcgacaggaaaccagttgaaggatggtgaagacggcccctctgatgggatgtagtccatacgagctcggagaaggagacaaagtgagacagcccacacgacagatagcatttgatgcaaaacaaagaaatcaatcaaaacctatctatgggtgcctctgggaaaatgtgggtgccttttgtgaattatctaaagaagaaatgtactgccccctgttctacgtgtcatgtaaaaacgtgatgcagtgaaaacacaaataaaagaaagtaaatcctaactgatatgtgaaactcagcaggctgcactaattaaaggcatgtatatagaagaaataataatcatgaaaatgaagggcaaattggctcgtggccctttaagggaaatagcaacaaaataaaattaactttgtaatcaaatataatcatgctacacaaagcactaataaaaagatagagatgtaaatcagttctaaaaatgtaaatcagtaggttagtaatccctaaagatgtgagttagtaacaggaccctggctggaggcaggtaacctgaaaaaaaaaacccaaaggatatcacatttgttaaaaattcatcccacaacgagagaatttgtaacggtccaccagtcagtggaaaagaatccggtcagaatagtcggtcagaatagagttttgaatctggtattgcggacccacagagacacgagtttggacgtatctgtgggagcaggctcataagcgatttggttatcaaactgtttgtatcttgtgttacgaacccacagggaaacttgtttgaatttacctgagggtcccgtttggaactggagcgaagctgatggtgtagctgttagatcagaacctgattttacctgctcaaagttgggttgcagctttacggaggcgactttgttgtgatcagaaatagtagtgaactggaaatgcgaaaatgatgctcgcaaagcaggaggaggctccccaccccccttttgtttctcaaacgtatgccgtgtctgtgagacaggagaagcataacaaagaacagttcttaagctcttaaaagcgctattaccaagaagatgcacattgtcacctgaatcgtgctgaaagagtaggtgttcagatgtccaaagacctggaggtgttggacttggaggttctgaaaaggagtgatccaaggatggttgtgtcacgggtgtcaaagcaaacctagccatgtttagaatcagatacagacatgacactagctttaggaacatggtctgtcctgaaaactgaagccaagaatactttattcccaagaatgatggaggttcccacactgaatcagaaaaacccggtttaaccagagtatttacagactgactagaactccgccccgtagaaggtgcagcacctaactccgggtcggaggtcaatgttgtcagccgaattggtggaaggtcagtgtcgagttctgcaatgacccgcccgctcggaggaggcgttcccccgaaccggttgaagtccgcaacggaaaactcagagccactcagcaccccccctttgtcaggaggggccccgagcagagcatcactgcacgcacctacacctcccgggccgggttgccttcccgagcccgtgagagaggtgtgcgcagcaaccaccgagccacctttaatatcgccactgaccacaggactgctggaaaccgcagggttttctgcgtcgtcgtggtcacctgtaagagaaatcacaggaaagagagcacagaggcccgagactaagtcacacccctgtgaaaggagaaaagaattggccaccgtattagcagaggtcacaaactgaaaagtgacaaggtcattcacataaaggtcaagatgtccgggcacaaaccccttaaatggcatggtagctccgtccggagaccacaagtgtttcacggcggccgacgtttccatcacgccccgataaagaagctggtttgtgcatgaagcggactgacgagtaaaacggacctctgactgaagcggtggatcacagcctgaagattgcacacccatgctggagagatgttcagcctttaacatggatgacagaggagaagcattaggaaccaaagggttaagcacaacctgtttgtcagagaggttaaccataggctcaagagatttattcagcttaaaagcagcagagaaagtgttgtttatttcaaaccttgatgttgatggtgggtttttgaccccctggaagaaataaaagtaaagaaaaagcgttatgactgtaaacagcatgctgcttgaattcacgacatgaagtgcagaccagaaccacctccgacccagtgcagctggcaccgaaccgcagccactggtccccactgctcccgaccggcggcacccgcctaaaacgggcccgttcgggcgggcggagggaccagcgatgctcggccggtgaatttcctgcgtcttggcatgttctggaagcagaacgtcagagaaccttatatcaggtgtaacagtgcaagaaagattttgtcgtgtctcgtccatctcccattaagttcagagcaactcgcgtttttaccttctgagccgacgtaaaactccgggcagattccttaatatgtctcacacaacaaggactgtccgtagcttacttaactttatgacacagggtaaaacaaggaattgttgatagagaaatgaatacacacaacttcacaagatggaagaaaaaggcatggaaccgagcaacggaggctgtgaaagccgacccgttcaccggtccaaaataaaaaataataaaaaaaaataacaaaccctacgctgccgtgttggtatcagacggacaaacgtagcaaaatgtagattctacacaccgtagcgatttacaagaatcaccgccaatgcgggttttgtgaggacacagactgactgtgccagaaatgatgacaatttaacgggacgcgtgccctatttgtctaacaGTGGCGCTAGCTCAGCTCTCCGGCTagttctagcgttctttgtctgtagcgaccagacttaaattttcccgattaacaagtaggcatctcgctccacttttaatacggactttaaaaaaaacatacgcaatctgaatgcagtaacgcgtaacggctgtgcctcgctttacgacgtttaccgagcagtcaagctccggcaggtgtcaccgagcattccgtttaaaaagcgcacgcaatctgaatgcagtaacgcgtgacggccataacccggcttacgacgtttaccgtgcaatcaagcaacagtaggtgcctacgggcattccgttcagattgtttctataagtcgctcatgcaatggagatattttccacaatagctcgcccacagtgtcaacacactgagacgaaaggtgtccgagaatttagtctcggttctgaggtcggagaatttagtgagcggaacaatttccggttaagttcaaaataagacatcaaagtgaaacacagagaaaagcgttgtttgtagcttttagatgtaagaaatcagacatatcgcagatatagaagactggatacgctcgccattaaatgtagcgttatggatttatgctcttttatgaaagagaaaccatgctacgtattaattcggaatattaattttaataaatcaataaccaaattttatattgttcagaagactcaaaggttgttttcatccataaactgccgataatatctgagtgtctgtgtttcagttcaatgaggaaacaagtttgaaggattaaaagttttaattcttcaaattaaactaatgattttgaaaattgacaaacaggaaataacaatcacattggcaactttgtgggacaatcttttaacagtttatatgctgttcttgctcaaatagaccttctggtgaatttatgaagattgagaatgttgtgacatgaatgcgtgtgtgagtctgattttgcttcaagaagaaacaggtgtctgagtgaagtgatggtttggataaacttaggtcttatcagagaactgcatcaaacgctaaaaccgtgctctgtctcaccgaactcttgtggaccctctttcggatccgggccgtggaggatgttgtggttcatccagatgacaccggcggctgacaggagacataggtgtcgaacggaaccggtccagagttgccctcggtacacgtggatggtagagcgttttatcgatgcgctttcttaagttaattcactcagaaatcaaaagactcggtaatgagtcttcgttagaagtcgcgattcagctattctgcctggcttggcagaaacagcgtgaaaggggggaagaacgagccaacaggctctgccccccctttggttttcaggtctgttctctctcgttgtccaacccgACTGAATCaaaaaactgaaaacttaccaaaaacctttctcttctcaaagcaaacgtgcgtcatcaaatgtgtctggattttactgtgagcaagatgtgtgtgggtgtgtgtgaatgtttgtgtgcttgagtgtgaaggtcagtaccacacattcaacattatctacttaagtgtggattcattaatccattataattaccccaaagcataagaaccattcatttgattaaacacatttataatgagcaaaatgataatggttattttaacattaaaatcaagaaaaagaagtttaaactttatgttttgacttggtctgggtacaactcatgtaaacacatcttctggtagactgcaggtggcagatgttatggtttcctcccagactcgctggcgttcaggtcttaatctgtgggtgaaagttctcagcgacccagctttgacacagctgagtccaacaccacctttgtgatagaaaacccatttttcctcacgttacaccggtAACATTCCTGTGTGTGTTCCATAATAAAAACTTTTAAAGTGCCTTCCTGTCTCCGTTGTCTTCACGGGTCTCTCCAGTCTGGTCATTACATATTTGATTTacacacaggttattcaaacatttcatttaaacctcTTGTTCATATGATTAttgtaagcttatgagttgtaaagtcatggagtcttcactggttcagagtgaagaatgttgacttcTGGCGTAAACAGTGAGTGCAcgaaccttgggtgagaatgttttGTCTGAATGCCAAAACTTCTGGGtttggaaggccaaatagaaagtggatttatttctgtagatgaaagaggTCATTATGTTAAGTGAAAATTGAGCCTTTTGGTACattagacaggacttttatgcgtGAAGCTTCAAATGAAAAACACAACTTTAAAAATGCACCAGGTTTATTCTGGGGTGAAACAATGGAATGGCGTCATATCAAACTTTCTATGCATACTTCTATACTTAAAATCTAATTCTAATTCATCCATTTATATGGATGGACCAATGGCCTATGATTTATATTTATGCATtctattttaactcattcactgccattgacgactaaagtcgtcattttcatatatatatatatatttttttactgtgtggacatcggaacgagcccccgcactgtgagaaaaaATATCtctgctctaaagccgatcttcatcggtGTATGTCacgcgtcatgtgatcaggaagcaggaaattgttttgggccgctgcggcaaaagtgaggtgcgaaccggaaaagcttctgccgatcacatttcaatggattatgaaagaacggataaagctcgaaacgtgtGGATTCTTGATTTTTTAGAGGttgtgggctttttctgttattcttaaagaaaagagtcggagagagtttttcagtcaagaacagcgtggtcttttatttatcttctcacatgtcaggacagctgaaaagaccccgacaaaagagtggttcccctttttatagctcacatctcttctgtggaaactgtgggtggagacttctgtctgggacccagcaacacttttggaatcacatcaagtatttagcaagtcagataagccttgagcaattctactggaagcaagcagagaccaaaacaggaaattcctttggagctgatgttggaacagcacacgaactctagccagaaaacactttcaacctaagaactcagctttaactcaatacattctgtagatgacctcttgacctttttggcgccaacagtcctccctttggtggacttgtccaccacacattactattgtaaacaaattagcaaggtagggtataccaataaatgaatgcttaactaagtaacagaacaaatgagcatcaaataatgataatgtaacaatataaccgaggatagagacaaaagggcataacatatgaccttgaatcaaaaaatgcataaaggagaacccatgccaaaacacgagatgatTTTCCAGACTAACACAGCAGCGTTAACACGTGtatgtaatgaacaatgattaagacactgaaaaacaaccaatgggttcacagctgagacaatgaaaaactatgaaagaatacatgaaacatgacattagcattaactgaacccattacttcgcggatgtattgcatgcgcgctccgtatggaggcaaaaaaccctgcccgctgtactttaacaaggaaaattcctccatgtcccccccgaccccaggggcgaacaccacggcacagagcgtgcatgcgagggcattggtgacacatgtcctcgtcagtgatcaaaagaaaaaagcacacacatatcaacaaaagcacatgaagataaacaggtgacaaatatgatgaataatgaacgATTAGCTTTAACGAAGAcgtaatgaaacagtaataagtccggtttaaaacttcattcaaaagaatagaacggaaaatacaagttcagcatccctgtcggcgttggaggccttctgctgcaggagggctttatgtggacaagtgtcctttatttgtcaggaaagcaaaggcataagtccttggctcagtcctccctttgtccatcttcgtgcagcgcggtggtgccgactccatcctccccacagcgagcaaaacacaacatgtcaacaagaaaaacttgaattagcacgccaattgcctataaacccattaccacaaaaacttcctaaatattagacccatagacaaagcatccatccccacattcacaccccctttctatactactcactatcctaaattaaagagctagtttgccagcacggcatgcaatgattcactcaaacatttccgggctaatggtaaaagcaaaactcacctgattgtcttgataactaggagtaatgtaaatggccgctcggtaaaacgaccagaaataagtccttaaaaccaaatttaaaagtcatccagccaattcgacctaaactcaatcagaatcacctattctgatcctcaaccttcgacaccactgtcaaacccttcatgcaacatccacacaccctcaaaaatgagcacatgctaactcatcactataagaaaacactagtcaaaacatgacatccagcaccctccagaagatctgtcccacctgaaatggagtactaacagtcatggttatgttatcacactaagttaaagaacttagacacaaacgggaacaaaaatgatgtgaaacctaagaatatatggtaaactcatatgttgggtcacctatcatcagtagttctgaatccccagcatacgaggaattaatccgcagcattatgacctataccaatgtcattaatgtgctctaagcacttatccagaaacatgttagttctgggcccattattggtagtttaccaggaatacacacatgctatattctgtcaggattcgtctctttattacctcagatctgcctggcccctccggcccatgcaaaagctttacgtacaccttaaacccataacctcccctcggacaaataaaacaatcaaagttgtaaaactggaacaaaagtaattagacatcagctaagtgacgccgtcattgtatggttagtgagactagtcaagtccacgcatctacagatgtgactataatgacgtgaatgcaggtatggaaaccagtctagggtgtagagtagttgcattttactcatctttcattgtaaacaattcctctattggtgtcgtggtcgtcggatggcctataaaacgatgatacattgtggtgatgtctttgtcctcttgttatgcttgtccattggttatcctcttcacctcctccagcagaaaccccattgtaattaatCATGGATGGTTCCTAGCGGCATTCAAGACAAGAACCatacaagttcagcaaacttcttcttaatTTAGTTAAACTAGTCCCAGTAAAGTGAGAAGCGACACTATCCTTTAGCCTTCatctcaggtatcgacgtgagtccacgagagtccaatcttcatctttttccatcctcacccttggtcaccgtgcaacaccaggaagccttgcactccggtcggaccagacgtcccccgagccgatcgcctagggattaatggttatgcacaaaaatgacctaactcttactgaccctagcctctgataacttcaacatcagacacatacagttacaaacagcaagcgcaattaaaggtacagtgacatcatgacatggacacacacggacacacaaacacatacacatgcacatacacacagagagagatagagagagagcaagaatgtgtgtgtggaagaaaaaaataagtgggatccactttgccaccagcatctccacctgtgtcacagagaaaaattgcaaagaaattaaaacataaagcaaacaacaataattcaatgagtataaatgattcaactaaaatatacaaccatgcatgggttttaaaacagttccagtaacactggagatgatgccttgtataatgaattcttaagatggtcttcaccaattagagattataaccgaattgtttcaggatcctgaatttgaatttgaattggttaatttactcagaatagtccagtggctttgttgatgtttctcaaggctcggccacgcccatataaataaaggaacaaacaaacaaaacaaacacagtcaagcacacggtccatacacgtctctgtgccctcacacaccaagcaaatgtcagacttaagCTAAAGTTTGAAATTCCTCATGCATGTTAGTAATCACATCCAGAGCTTCCTTACACTTCTTAAACACCTAGATTATTTCTGGAAAATGCTCAAACTGCAAGAGCGGGACACGCACAactaaactacttattctctcaagtctgtgtctccgcttggtttaaatgaaccgaacactaaatcagtggaaagaaaagaataagacctgaagcgtgtgatcaaattaatccaacaaaacttcccataactacttttctgaactcatgttgcggtgtgatctct
This window contains:
- the LOC139062170 gene encoding uncharacterized protein yields the protein MDETRQNLSCTVTPDIRFSDVLLPEHAKTQEIHRPSIAGPSARPNGPVLGGCRRSGAVGTSGCGSVPAALGRRWFWSALHVVNSSSMLFTVITLFLYFYFFQGVKNPPSTSRFEINNTFSAAFKLNKSLEPMVNLSDKQVVLNPLVPNASPLSSMLKAEHLSSMGVQSSGCDPPLQSEVRFTRQSASCTNQLLYRGVMETSAAVKHLWSPDGATMPFKGFVPGHLDLYVNDLVTFQFVTSANTVANSFLLSQGCDLVSGLCALFPVISLTGDHDDAENPAVSSSPVVSGDIKGGSVVAAHTSLTGSGRQPGPGGVGACSDALLGAPPDKGGVLSGSEFSVADFNRFGGTPPPSGRVIAELDTDLPPIRLTTLTSDPELGAAPSTGRSSSQSVNTLVKPGFSDSVWEPPSFLGIKYSWLQFSGQTMFLKLVSCLYLILNMARFALTPVTQPSLDHSFSEPPSPTPPGLWTSEHLLFQHDSDTAYV